A single region of the Moorena sp. SIOASIH genome encodes:
- a CDS encoding YbaB/EbfC family nucleoid-associated protein: MTQDKGKGFGLGLGKMKELAEAFKKAQEVQKGAKELQDELEQMEIEGTSGEDGKVKVFLSGNQEPLRVEISEDAINQGAEALSELVLAAMKNAYETSTATMRERMEQLTSGLNLPGL, translated from the coding sequence ATGACACAAGACAAAGGAAAAGGATTTGGTCTCGGTCTCGGCAAGATGAAAGAACTAGCCGAAGCGTTCAAAAAAGCTCAAGAAGTTCAAAAGGGTGCCAAAGAGCTCCAGGATGAGTTGGAGCAAATGGAAATTGAGGGAACATCAGGGGAAGACGGTAAGGTGAAGGTGTTTCTCAGTGGCAATCAGGAACCCCTACGTGTAGAGATTTCTGAGGATGCTATCAATCAAGGAGCTGAGGCTTTATCTGAACTGGTGTTAGCAGCCATGAAAAATGCCTATGAGACCTCCACAGCCACTATGCGGGAACGAATGGAACAACTTACCAGTGGGTTAAATTTGCCAGGTTTATAA
- a CDS encoding response regulator transcription factor produces MPLIILVADDDLGTRLSVSDYLEMSGYSVITAENGQQALSMIETYHPHLLVTDINMPRIDGYELVRKVRQKPPLRLLPVVFLTELNSTNQRIKGYQSGCDVYLPKPFEMQELGAVIQSLLVRSQMIHTELRFSSPQTTKEPVEQPQSSSIKSVEINHQSGNNTQAHALQLTKREQQVLNLLATGLSNVEIGNQLHLSPRTIEKHVSRLFRKTDTSNRAELLRFALEHHLIQ; encoded by the coding sequence ATGCCATTGATTATTCTGGTTGCAGATGACGACCTGGGCACTCGTCTGTCTGTAAGCGATTATCTGGAAATGTCAGGTTATTCAGTTATTACTGCTGAAAATGGTCAGCAAGCGCTGTCTATGATTGAGACTTATCACCCTCACCTTCTGGTTACAGATATTAATATGCCGCGAATAGATGGCTATGAACTGGTGAGAAAAGTGCGTCAGAAGCCCCCATTGCGTTTGTTACCTGTTGTATTTTTAACCGAACTCAATAGCACCAATCAACGCATCAAGGGTTATCAGTCGGGGTGTGATGTCTACCTACCTAAGCCCTTTGAGATGCAAGAATTGGGTGCAGTCATTCAAAGTTTGCTAGTGCGATCGCAAATGATTCATACAGAGTTACGATTCTCATCACCACAGACTACAAAAGAGCCGGTTGAGCAACCGCAATCGAGCTCAATCAAATCCGTAGAGATTAATCATCAATCAGGGAATAATACCCAAGCTCATGCTCTACAGCTGACCAAGCGAGAACAGCAAGTATTGAATTTACTGGCTACTGGTTTATCCAATGTCGAAATCGGTAACCAACTACACCTGAGTCCAAGGACAATCGAGAAGCACGTTAGTCGTCTGTTCAGAAAAACTGATACGAGTAACCGAGCCGAACTCTTACGATTTGCCTTAGAACACCATTTAATCCAATGA
- the iscB gene encoding RNA-guided endonuclease IscB, producing MYPFTIILKTAVNNPTISPCQIKIDPGSKVTGFALVQNNQVIWGMELEHRGGLIKKKLESRRAVRRGRRNRNTRYRKPRFLNRRRPEGWLAPSLEHRVLTIETWVKRLIKFCPVDEIWIERVKFDTQKIQNPEINGVEYQQGELAGYEVREYLLEKWGRECTYCGKQNAPLQIEHIHPKSKGGSNRVSNLCLACEKCNQRKGDKPVEDFLKKKPNLLQKIKTKAKQPLKDAAAVNATRNKLVKVLRSVKPVVTGTGAQTKYNRTKLGLPKQHAY from the coding sequence ATGTACCCGTTCACGATCATCTTGAAAACTGCGGTTAATAATCCCACCATCTCACCCTGCCAAATCAAGATTGATCCTGGCAGCAAGGTTACTGGATTTGCCTTAGTCCAAAACAACCAAGTTATTTGGGGAATGGAATTAGAACACAGAGGAGGGTTGATCAAGAAAAAACTAGAGTCTAGAAGAGCAGTAAGGCGTGGAAGACGCAATCGTAATACCCGCTACAGGAAACCCAGATTCCTTAACCGTAGGCGTCCAGAAGGTTGGCTTGCCCCTAGTTTAGAGCACCGGGTTTTGACTATTGAAACTTGGGTGAAACGATTAATTAAGTTTTGCCCGGTTGATGAGATTTGGATCGAAAGAGTTAAGTTTGATACCCAAAAAATACAAAACCCTGAAATCAATGGTGTTGAGTACCAACAAGGGGAATTAGCTGGGTATGAGGTCAGAGAGTACTTACTAGAGAAATGGGGAAGGGAATGCACTTATTGTGGCAAGCAAAATGCACCCTTACAGATTGAACACATTCACCCGAAATCTAAAGGTGGAAGTAATCGCGTAAGTAATCTTTGTTTGGCTTGCGAAAAGTGCAATCAACGAAAAGGGGACAAGCCTGTAGAGGACTTCCTAAAAAAGAAGCCGAACCTGCTCCAAAAGATTAAGACTAAAGCCAAGCAGCCATTAAAGGATGCGGCGGCGGTTAATGCAACCCGCAACAAGCTAGTAAAAGTGCTCCGAAGCGTAAAACCTGTAGTAACTGGGACGGGAGCACAAACTAAGTACAACCGGACGAAACTAGGACTACCTAAACAGCACGCTTATTGA
- the murB gene encoding UDP-N-acetylmuramate dehydrogenase, protein MITSVLTQKKTPSQLQLYIPGTNCPLQSQVSLAKFTSFRVGGPAQWYVAPRSLEDLQSSFQWAHSQKLPLTLLGAGSNLLVSDIGLPGLVICTRYLRHTHFDADTGRITASAGVPIASLAWQAAKRGWEGLEWAVGIPGTVGGAVVMNAGAHKSSTADLLFNTDVLSPDGSMAQLSSEDLGFSYRTSILQGSDRIVTQATFQLKPGADPKQVRSLTSEHLARRHTTQPYHLPSCGSVFRNPDPYAAGWLIEQIGLKGYQIGGARIAERHANFILNCGDAKASDIFRMIHHIQEQVEKHWSLWLEPEVRILGDFTKKLAVESPMSLEQG, encoded by the coding sequence ATGATAACTAGCGTGCTAACCCAGAAAAAAACTCCTTCCCAGTTACAGTTGTATATTCCAGGAACCAATTGTCCACTACAGTCCCAGGTATCCTTAGCCAAATTCACCTCATTTCGTGTGGGAGGTCCAGCTCAGTGGTACGTCGCCCCTCGGAGCCTAGAAGACCTACAATCTAGTTTCCAGTGGGCTCACTCCCAAAAATTACCCCTAACCCTGTTAGGGGCGGGTTCCAACCTTCTAGTCAGCGATATCGGTTTGCCGGGTTTGGTAATTTGTACTCGCTATCTGCGCCATACTCACTTTGATGCAGATACAGGCAGAATTACCGCCAGTGCTGGTGTACCGATTGCCAGTCTAGCATGGCAGGCTGCCAAACGAGGCTGGGAAGGGCTAGAGTGGGCTGTGGGCATACCTGGAACCGTTGGTGGTGCTGTGGTGATGAATGCTGGTGCCCACAAAAGTTCCACAGCTGATCTTCTGTTTAATACAGATGTTCTATCTCCTGATGGATCAATGGCGCAACTCAGTAGCGAAGACCTAGGCTTTAGCTATCGCACCTCAATCCTTCAAGGTAGCGATCGCATAGTCACCCAGGCCACATTTCAGTTAAAACCAGGTGCTGACCCAAAACAGGTGCGCTCACTGACATCGGAGCATTTGGCAAGACGACACACTACCCAACCTTACCACCTACCTAGTTGTGGCAGTGTGTTCCGCAACCCTGACCCCTATGCTGCTGGTTGGCTAATTGAACAAATTGGTCTAAAAGGCTACCAAATTGGTGGTGCTAGAATAGCTGAACGCCATGCCAACTTTATACTGAACTGTGGTGATGCTAAGGCTAGCGATATCTTCCGCATGATCCACCATATACAGGAGCAAGTAGAAAAGCACTGGTCACTGTGGTTAGAGCCAGAAGTGAGGATTTTAGGTGATTTTACCAAAAAACTAGCAGTTGAAAGCCCTATGTCTTTAGAGCAGGGATAA
- a CDS encoding low molecular weight protein-tyrosine-phosphatase, translating into MPCKLLFVCLGNICRSPSAENIMNHLIAQANLSEQIVCDSAGTSSYHIGSPPDRRMTAAAKRRGIVLQGKARQFNRSDLEEFDLILAMDQQNYEDIISLDPAGKYKDKVRLMCDFARHHTERSVPDPYYGGPEGFNKVIDLLLDACEGLLEHVVDNYTKTRQN; encoded by the coding sequence ATGCCCTGCAAGTTACTCTTTGTCTGCCTTGGTAATATCTGCCGTTCTCCCTCAGCTGAGAACATCATGAATCACTTGATAGCACAAGCAAATCTTTCTGAGCAAATTGTCTGCGATTCCGCTGGTACTTCCAGTTATCATATTGGCTCTCCCCCAGATCGGCGTATGACAGCAGCTGCCAAACGTCGGGGGATTGTACTCCAGGGGAAAGCACGGCAGTTTAATCGGTCTGACTTGGAAGAATTTGACCTGATTTTGGCTATGGATCAGCAAAACTACGAAGATATTATCTCTCTTGATCCAGCTGGGAAGTATAAAGATAAAGTAAGGCTAATGTGTGATTTTGCCCGTCATCACACCGAGCGCTCAGTCCCCGATCCATACTACGGTGGACCAGAGGGTTTTAATAAGGTGATTGATTTACTGCTAGACGCTTGCGAAGGTCTGCTGGAACACGTTGTTGACAATTACACCAAGACTAGGCAAAACTAA
- a CDS encoding SGNH/GDSL hydrolase family protein produces MQGRDLLFKSRRSLYRKRRRRFNLLTMLAGIVLSLMIVELLARLLVAAVGKINEIATYKGAPRDFTVYRPKFVDQTQQLYDGLPDIGDLAVQRDLAVGYSLLGKQQSDFWRINEQGFRDDDPVPLVKPKNEIRIFLLGGSTAFGQGNANNQVTIASFLEARLNERIKQQRRSPQKYRPMTLPPSEPELKQALALPPKIRNGKYRVINAAVPGYTSGNALAQLALKILPYSPDAVIVLGGYTDLITPSDQNLTDIPNTEAFLQNATGHFWTYLTQQLKHLVTKTYLAKAITYWVFDPQPSVSQRSLVVRGDVMPLKKYLPQESDELERRLTRYRNNLRHMLRLTAGQRIPLLVAVQPEITGRGNKTIKPAEKEILQQLGKVYQKQVQANYPKLVVAGQQLEKDFPKNIKVLNLYTIYQNFPELAFHDAIHLTEAANIQVAKSLYYGLTSLPKLQVASFYSNLDK; encoded by the coding sequence ATGCAAGGAAGAGATTTACTATTTAAGTCGCGCCGTAGCCTTTACCGCAAGCGCCGCCGACGGTTTAACCTACTGACGATGCTCGCAGGGATAGTTCTAAGTTTGATGATTGTGGAATTGTTGGCTCGTTTATTAGTGGCTGCGGTCGGCAAAATTAATGAGATAGCTACCTACAAGGGGGCACCCAGAGATTTCACTGTTTACCGTCCCAAGTTCGTTGACCAGACACAGCAGCTTTATGATGGATTACCAGACATTGGTGATCTAGCTGTCCAACGGGATTTAGCTGTAGGTTACAGTTTATTGGGGAAGCAACAGAGCGATTTCTGGCGCATTAATGAGCAGGGTTTCCGGGACGACGACCCCGTTCCCTTGGTCAAACCCAAAAATGAAATTCGGATTTTTTTGTTAGGTGGCTCGACAGCCTTCGGTCAAGGGAATGCCAATAATCAAGTTACCATAGCCAGCTTCTTAGAAGCTCGTCTCAATGAACGGATAAAACAGCAAAGGCGTTCCCCACAGAAATACCGGCCAATGACTTTACCCCCTTCTGAACCGGAATTAAAGCAAGCACTTGCTCTGCCGCCAAAGATTCGAAATGGTAAGTATCGTGTCATCAACGCCGCAGTACCAGGGTATACCTCTGGCAATGCACTAGCTCAGTTAGCTCTCAAGATTTTACCTTACAGTCCAGACGCAGTAATAGTGTTGGGTGGATACACAGACTTGATCACCCCCAGTGACCAAAATTTAACAGATATTCCTAACACAGAAGCCTTCTTACAAAACGCTACTGGGCATTTTTGGACTTATCTCACCCAGCAGTTGAAGCATTTAGTTACAAAAACTTATCTCGCTAAAGCAATCACATACTGGGTCTTTGATCCTCAGCCGTCAGTGAGTCAGCGCTCTCTAGTGGTGAGGGGGGACGTTATGCCACTGAAGAAGTATCTTCCTCAGGAATCCGATGAACTGGAACGTCGATTAACGCGCTATCGCAATAACCTCAGACATATGCTGCGTTTAACAGCAGGACAGCGAATTCCTTTACTAGTTGCTGTCCAACCAGAAATCACTGGTCGTGGCAACAAAACGATCAAACCAGCAGAAAAGGAAATTTTGCAGCAGTTAGGAAAGGTTTACCAAAAACAAGTGCAAGCCAATTATCCCAAATTGGTAGTAGCGGGTCAGCAACTGGAGAAAGATTTTCCCAAAAATATCAAGGTTCTCAACTTGTACACAATTTATCAAAACTTTCCCGAACTCGCCTTTCATGATGCCATTCACTTGACAGAAGCAGCCAATATACAGGTGGCTAAGAGCTTATATTATGGACTGACGTCACTGCCAAAGCTACAGGTAGCTTCGTTTTACTCAAATCTTGATAAATAG